The following is a genomic window from Bacteroidales bacterium.
AGAAAAGGAGTATCTGGCATTTGCTCCGAAACTAATCACCTACACTATAGCATTGCGCTTTCTCACCGACTATTTAGATGGTGACAATTATTTCAAGATTCATCGCGAGCATCATAACCTTCAGCGAGCAAGGGCACAACTCAGACTTGTCATGAGTATGGAGGAGCAGTATGATGAGATGAGGAGGATTATCAGTAGGCTAACTTAGGTGCCGGGTGCCGGGTGTTTGTTACCAGGTAATCGGTATTCAGTAATCGGTAACCAGAAACCAGAAACCAGAAACCAGGAACCAGGAACAAAATAACAGGTAAGAATGAACTGGACAAAAGACGAAATAAAATTTTTAAAGACCCTGAATAATCCGGATAAGATTCAGGGTTTTCTTGATTCGATAGACTATAATCCGGTATATGAATGCAGATCACCCAGATTTGTGATAAAAAAAAGATCGGCACACTGCTTTGAAGGAGCATTGTTTGCTGCCGCAGTAATGCAGTTTAATGGTAATACACCATTAATCGTCGACATGAAGGCTTATAACGATGATGATCATGTAATTGCAGTGTATAAGGTTAATAATCACTGGGGTGCGGTTGCTAAATCAAATTTTACATCATTAAGATTCAGGGAACCGGTATACCGCTCCATACGTGAACTGATAATGTCTTATTTCGATTTCTTTTTCAATACAGCAGGGGATAAGTCACTCCGCTCCTACTCATTACCATTAAATCTTACGAAGTATGATCCGGTAAATTGGGCAATTACTGAAGATGATCTTGAATTTATTGGTGATAAACTTGAGAGCATGAAACATTATCCCGTTGTAAATAACACGATGATTAAACAATTAAGCAAGGCAAGCGATACAGTACTTCAGGCCGAACTTATGGGATCAAATGCAGAGGGACTTTTTAAACCGGCATAGGGGGCACAGGGCGGGCACAGAGCACAGAGCACAGAGCCAAAAGCGTAGAGCGTAAAGCGTAGAGCATAGAGAAAGGGAGAAAGGGAGACGATTGAGCTTAGAACTGAAAGCGGTCGAAAAATAATTTTAGCTATTTTGCTGTTTATCTTAATATTATAAACAAAGCCTTCGAAACGGTCGAAGGTTTTTTTGCAATAACCCCGAAAATGTCTATTTTTGACACGGTTAAAATATAGGGTATGGATTTATCGGGTAAATATTATAAGGCCTTCACCGACCGGCAGGAGGCAATTAAAAAGCAATATAGTCCGGAGCAGGCTGAAAAACAGCATGCAAAAGGAAAGCTGACTGCTTATGAGCGTATCAATCTCCTTTTTGATAACGGAACATTTGAAGAAATAGATGCTTTCGTAACACCTGCTGATCAGCCGGTGGAATTCGGAAAAGTTGAAAGATCGTATGGCGACGGAGTTATTGTTGGCCATGGAAAAGTAAACGGACGTCTCATATTTGCCTATGCTCAGGATTTCACCATAATGGGAGGTTCTTTGGGTATCGTGCACGCAAAGAAGATAGCAAAGATCCAGGAGATGGCTCTGAAGATGGGTTCTCCCATAATTGCACTCATTGATTCAGGAGGAGCAAGAATTCAGGAAGGTGTAGCAAGTCTGAGCGGATATGCCGGAATATTTCATAATATTATCCATTCATCTGGAATAATACCCCAGATTTCAGTAATACTTGGTCCGGCTGCAGGTGGAGCAGTCTACGCTCCTGCCCTAACCGACTTTGTATTCATGGTAAATCATACCAGCTATATGTTTGTTACAGGACCTAATGTTGTTAAAGAGGTTCTTAATGAAGACATTACCTCAGACGGCCTTGGCGGAGCAGAGGTACACGCCAGAAAAAGCGGGGTAGCACAGATGATTTACGATGATGAGGAAAACACAATTCTTGCTCTTAAAAAGTTCCTCTCCTATCTTCCTTCCAATAATGTGGAAAATCCACCAGTGGTTGCTGATGACGGATCAATTGGAGACTATAATGAAAAACTAAGAGATATTGTTCCTGATGATCCGAATAAGGCCTACGACGTTAAAGATGTTATAAATCAGATCGTTGACAGGAACAGCTTTTTTGAAACGGCCGAGTTGTTCGGAGCCAGCCTGGTGACAGGTTTTGCCAGATTAAGAGGAAAAACAATAGGAGTTGTGGCAAATCAGCCAAAAGTACTGGCAGGTGTCCTTGACATAGATTCTTCTGTTAAGGGTGCAAGATTCATCCGTTTCTGCGATGCATTCAATATTCCGATACTTACTCTTGAGGATGTGCCAGGTTTCCTTCCGGGTGCCGACCAGGAGCATGCAGGAATAATACGTCACGGTGCTAAAATGCTTTTTGCATACAGTGAAGCTACTGTTCCGAAAATAACAGTAATCCTTAGAAAAGCTTATGGCGGTGCCTTCATAGTAATGAACAGCAAAAACCTGGGAGGTGATTTCAGCTTTGCATGGCCATCTGCAGAAATAGCTGTTATGGGTCCCGATGGTGCAGTTGCAATCCTCTACAGAAGAGAACTTGCTGCTTCAAAGAATCCTGCAGAACTCAAAAAGGAGCTTGTCAAGAAATACCGTGATAAAATTGCGAATCCGTTTATTGCCGACGAACTTGGTTACATTGATGAGGTAATTGATCCTGCATTTACCAGAAAAAAAATACTCTCAGCATTAAATGCTCTTAATAATAAATGGGTTAAAGTGCCTGCACGAAAGCATGGGAATATGCCTCTTTAACGGCACAGAGCACAGGGCATGGGGCACAGGGCATAGAGCAAAGCGCAAGGGGCCCGGAAATATTTTTGAGTAGAGACAGCATGCTTGCTGTCTCCTTAAATGAGAAAGAACATTACTACAATATGAAGATAAAGAGAATATTAATAGCCAACCGGGGTGAGATAGCAGTCAGAATCATGAAGACTGCGAAACTGATGAAAATAGAGACAGTTGCAGTACAGACTGCAGTTGAGCCTAACGCAATGTATCTCTCATCAGCTGATGTCATCTACGATAATACAGAAGATAACTCAGAGATCCCTGTATTCCTTGATATTGAAAAACTCATAGCTATTGCACTTAAGACAAATGCAAATGCGATACATCCGGGATATGGATTTCTTGCCGAGAACGCATATTTTGCACAGAAGTGTATCGATAACAAGATCATTTTCATCGGGCCCTCTCCTGATGCAATATATAAGATGGGAAATAAGACAATTGCCCGTAAAATAGCTATGGCAGGTGGAATACCTATGGCTATGGGACATGAGGGTAATATTGCAAATGAAGAAGAGGCTGTACTGGTTGCTGAGAAAATTGGCTATCCTGTAATTATAAAAGCAGCTTCTGGTGGCGGAGGAAGAGGAATGAGGATTGTGAGGAAATCTGAAGAGATGGAAAAGATGTTTATCATCGCCAGCAAGGAAGCAGAGAAATCTTTCAATGACCCTTCTGTCTTTGTTGAAAAATACATTGAAAATCCGAAGCACATTGAATTTCAAATACTTGGAGATACAAAAGGAAATGTGATTCACCTTGGTGAACGCGAGTGTTCAATACAGAGAAAACATCAGAAGTTACTTGAAGAAGCCCCCTCTTCCGCACTTGATAAAAAACTCAGGGAGAAAATGGGAAAAATGGCTGTTCAGATTGCTAAAGCTGTAGATTATCATTCAGCAGGCACTGTTGAATTTCTTCTTGACTCAGAAAAGAATTTTTATTTTATGGAGATGAATACCAGGATACAGGTAGAACACCCTGTAACTGAAATTATAACAGGTATTGATCTTATTGAGCAGCAAATCAGAATAGCTAACGGGGAAGAACTTAAATTTAAACAAAGTGATATAAAACTCAGCGGATGGGCAATTGAGTGCCGGATTAACGCAGAGGATGTACAGGCAGGTTTTGCACCTGATCCGGGTAAAATAGTCAGTTTAAATATGCCGTCAGCCCCATGCGTACGGGTAGATACAGGTGTTCAGGCAGGTTCATCTATTGTTGCTAGTTACGATTCAATGATTGCCAAACTTATTGTCAAAGGAAAAGATCGCAAAGAGGCTATCAAAAACTGCAAAATGGCACTTGATAAAGTCTGGATAAAAGGAACTAAGACCACTCTCCCGTTTTTCCGCATGCTCATGCGTCATCCGAAATTTCAGGATGGAAATTTCACAACAGCTTTCATTGAAAAGGATCTTGAGAAATTCTACTTTAACAGCGAATATGAGGAGATGCTTGCAGCATGGCTGGCTACCAAATTATTTGTTGAGGAGAACCTGAATGATGACAGTATCAACATCGATT
Proteins encoded in this region:
- a CDS encoding acetyl-CoA carboxylase biotin carboxylase subunit, whose translation is MKIKRILIANRGEIAVRIMKTAKLMKIETVAVQTAVEPNAMYLSSADVIYDNTEDNSEIPVFLDIEKLIAIALKTNANAIHPGYGFLAENAYFAQKCIDNKIIFIGPSPDAIYKMGNKTIARKIAMAGGIPMAMGHEGNIANEEEAVLVAEKIGYPVIIKAASGGGGRGMRIVRKSEEMEKMFIIASKEAEKSFNDPSVFVEKYIENPKHIEFQILGDTKGNVIHLGERECSIQRKHQKLLEEAPSSALDKKLREKMGKMAVQIAKAVDYHSAGTVEFLLDSEKNFYFMEMNTRIQVEHPVTEIITGIDLIEQQIRIANGEELKFKQSDIKLSGWAIECRINAEDVQAGFAPDPGKIVSLNMPSAPCVRVDTGVQAGSSIVASYDSMIAKLIVKGKDRKEAIKNCKMALDKVWIKGTKTTLPFFRMLMRHPKFQDGNFTTAFIEKDLEKFYFNSEYEEMLAAWLATKLFVEENLNDDSINIDFKNGKDMSPWLLNKRINQF
- a CDS encoding acyl-CoA carboxylase subunit beta, with the translated sequence MDLSGKYYKAFTDRQEAIKKQYSPEQAEKQHAKGKLTAYERINLLFDNGTFEEIDAFVTPADQPVEFGKVERSYGDGVIVGHGKVNGRLIFAYAQDFTIMGGSLGIVHAKKIAKIQEMALKMGSPIIALIDSGGARIQEGVASLSGYAGIFHNIIHSSGIIPQISVILGPAAGGAVYAPALTDFVFMVNHTSYMFVTGPNVVKEVLNEDITSDGLGGAEVHARKSGVAQMIYDDEENTILALKKFLSYLPSNNVENPPVVADDGSIGDYNEKLRDIVPDDPNKAYDVKDVINQIVDRNSFFETAELFGASLVTGFARLRGKTIGVVANQPKVLAGVLDIDSSVKGARFIRFCDAFNIPILTLEDVPGFLPGADQEHAGIIRHGAKMLFAYSEATVPKITVILRKAYGGAFIVMNSKNLGGDFSFAWPSAEIAVMGPDGAVAILYRRELAASKNPAELKKELVKKYRDKIANPFIADELGYIDEVIDPAFTRKKILSALNALNNKWVKVPARKHGNMPL